A section of the Rhizomicrobium sp. genome encodes:
- a CDS encoding PaaI family thioesterase, protein MQVSVPVVWRDLRADPVQQENEMLHVDTAKLLPANDSEPAPLPRLTPAEQPFPKLIGLEITEATPKRVRATLAARNELCRSGGTLHGGALMSLADIVASCGAFLNLPEGAATTTIESKTNFIGAAKAGEPVFAESVALHVGRRSSVWQTTITRADGKLVAMVIQTQMVI, encoded by the coding sequence ATGCAGGTTTCAGTCCCGGTTGTCTGGCGCGATCTTCGTGCCGATCCGGTGCAACAGGAGAACGAGATGCTCCACGTTGATACAGCCAAGCTTCTTCCCGCCAATGACAGCGAACCCGCGCCGCTGCCCCGTCTCACTCCGGCCGAGCAGCCCTTCCCCAAGCTGATCGGGCTCGAGATCACCGAGGCGACGCCCAAGCGCGTCCGCGCCACCCTCGCCGCCCGCAACGAGCTGTGCCGCTCCGGCGGCACGCTCCACGGCGGCGCCCTGATGTCGCTCGCCGACATCGTCGCCTCCTGCGGCGCCTTCCTCAATCTGCCAGAAGGCGCGGCCACCACGACGATCGAGAGCAAGACGAACTTCATCGGCGCGGCCAAGGCCGGCGAGCCGGTGTTCGCGGAAAGCGTCGCGCTGCATGTCGGCCGGCGCAGCTCGGTCTGGCAGACCACCATCACCCGCGCCGACGGCAAGCTGGTCGCGATGGTGATCCAGACCCAGATGGTGATCTGA
- a CDS encoding carboxypeptidase M32 encodes MSSLQADPYARAAAKFALSCKLASIEALIDWDAQTNMPKGGSWARGEQRGALAEITTDLTGSPEIGALLDEAQGYADALDDADRANLAEMRRLFVHRAAVPKDLVVERARVSQALQAAWLEAKATGDFSLFAPGFKKLMAIHKEVAAAKGAALGLAPYDAMMDEMDPGLTSAVIDPIFDDLAASLPGILADVRERQKSWPDVLEFHGDFSVARQKALSQRLAAVVGHSPENSRIDEAPHPFSMPHSPGDVRFTTRFSEDKFRYAVMATMHEAGHSMYELNLPRRLAFSPVGFARGASAHESQSLMLEMMAGRSREFLAFLGPLLHEYLGGDPAPWAPRNLLNFVRRVDDDFIRVNADEISYPLHVILRYRLERALLSGDLGVDDIPGAWNEMFGKLFGRMPPDHAKGCLQDIHWAAALFGYFPNYALGEALAAQLFETACSEDLQILPALGRGDFKPYFAWVRPRIHEQASLKSFDDLVVAATGAKLSGEALKRHLRRRYLEETLD; translated from the coding sequence ATGTCATCCCTCCAGGCCGATCCCTATGCCCGCGCGGCGGCGAAGTTCGCGCTGTCCTGCAAGCTCGCCAGCATCGAGGCGCTGATCGACTGGGACGCGCAGACCAACATGCCCAAGGGCGGGAGCTGGGCCCGCGGCGAACAGCGCGGCGCCTTGGCCGAGATCACCACCGACCTGACCGGCTCGCCCGAGATCGGCGCCCTGCTCGACGAAGCGCAAGGCTACGCCGATGCACTCGACGACGCCGACCGCGCCAATCTCGCCGAGATGCGCCGGCTCTTCGTGCATCGCGCCGCGGTGCCCAAGGACCTCGTCGTCGAGCGCGCGCGCGTGAGCCAGGCGCTGCAGGCGGCGTGGCTGGAAGCCAAGGCGACCGGCGATTTCTCCTTGTTCGCGCCGGGATTCAAGAAACTGATGGCGATCCACAAGGAGGTGGCGGCCGCCAAGGGCGCGGCGCTGGGTCTTGCCCCCTATGACGCGATGATGGACGAGATGGACCCGGGCCTGACCTCCGCCGTCATCGATCCGATCTTCGACGATCTGGCGGCGAGCCTGCCCGGCATCCTCGCGGACGTCCGCGAACGTCAGAAATCATGGCCCGACGTGTTGGAATTCCACGGCGATTTTTCCGTCGCGAGACAGAAGGCGCTGTCGCAGCGCCTCGCCGCGGTCGTCGGCCATTCGCCGGAGAACAGCCGGATCGACGAGGCGCCGCATCCCTTCTCGATGCCGCATTCGCCCGGCGATGTGCGGTTCACCACACGTTTCAGCGAAGACAAGTTCCGCTATGCGGTGATGGCGACGATGCACGAGGCCGGCCATTCGATGTACGAGCTGAACCTGCCGCGCCGCCTCGCCTTCTCGCCCGTCGGCTTCGCGCGCGGCGCGTCGGCGCATGAGAGCCAGTCGCTGATGCTGGAGATGATGGCGGGCCGATCCAGGGAGTTCCTGGCGTTCCTGGGTCCCCTGCTGCACGAATATCTGGGCGGCGATCCGGCTCCGTGGGCACCGCGCAACCTGCTCAACTTCGTCCGCCGCGTCGACGACGATTTCATCCGCGTCAACGCCGACGAGATTTCCTATCCGCTGCACGTGATCCTGCGCTACCGCCTCGAACGGGCGCTGCTGTCGGGCGATCTCGGCGTGGACGACATCCCCGGCGCCTGGAACGAGATGTTCGGCAAGCTGTTCGGCCGCATGCCGCCCGATCACGCCAAGGGCTGCCTGCAGGACATCCATTGGGCGGCGGCGCTGTTCGGCTATTTCCCGAACTACGCACTCGGCGAAGCCCTGGCGGCGCAATTGTTCGAGACCGCCTGCTCCGAGGATTTGCAGATACTACCCGCGCTCGGTCGCGGCGACTTCAAGCCCTATTTCGCCTGGGTGCGGCCGCGCATCCACGAACAGGCGAGCCTGAAAAGCTTCGACGACCTCGTCGTGGCGGCGACCGGAGCGAAACTGTCCGGCGAAGCCCTCAAGCGCCATCTGCGCCGGCGCTATCTGGAAGAGACGCTGGACTGA
- a CDS encoding POTRA domain-containing protein, protein MGFRRDFFAPSRAGHAGVAFGAVALLLAAPAAAQVLPGAVQPGRDRQGPVAPPQPDFDFSIVTPHRSAVPRAVDEVRFKLSDIKILGSVKIPPEQFRALYAGLIGKDVTLGDIIDVADGIEKAYRDKGYLLVRAYVPPQRVRDGVFTINVVEGYLGAVTVQGGDRSVRRNIDGYLKPAMLSRPPRLSTVERGLLLTNDIPGVSATGVLKPSPDKPGASDLVIDIAQPPVTGGISVDDRGSRFSGIWTVQGDVEFNSIFGADQLAATVTSSPSSLEQIAGTLRYRSAIGDDGLVGTLVGTVTHGEPGSTLSAFNVLTDSWAAGGRLTYPLIRSRAETLILDGGFTAQDARVDVAGPISHDQWRVIDLGGSYQRTGLFGDGVWTSTFDVAQGLPILGATANGAPTLSRLGGHTDFTKITGTTRLLLPLFASLSAALNAQGQVAFDRLITGEQVAFGGTQIGRGYDPGAITGDHGLGGSAELRYDVRFADSFIQGLQPYVYADAAETWYMNHTLSLPNQNILSVGGGVRFWLPYNVAGAIEGAHTTHAVPGSDAGKESTKLLLDLAVRF, encoded by the coding sequence GTGGGCTTTCGCAGGGATTTCTTCGCGCCGTCGCGCGCCGGCCATGCCGGCGTGGCGTTCGGGGCCGTCGCATTGTTGCTTGCGGCTCCCGCGGCGGCGCAGGTGCTCCCCGGCGCGGTGCAGCCCGGCCGCGACCGGCAGGGGCCCGTCGCACCGCCGCAGCCCGATTTCGATTTCAGCATCGTCACGCCGCACCGCTCGGCCGTGCCGCGCGCGGTCGACGAGGTCCGCTTCAAGCTCTCCGACATCAAGATCCTGGGCTCCGTCAAGATTCCGCCGGAGCAATTCCGCGCGCTCTATGCCGGGCTGATCGGCAAGGACGTCACGCTCGGCGACATCATCGACGTCGCCGACGGGATCGAGAAAGCCTATCGCGACAAGGGCTACCTGCTGGTGCGCGCCTATGTGCCGCCGCAGCGCGTGCGCGACGGCGTGTTCACCATCAATGTGGTCGAAGGCTATCTCGGCGCCGTCACGGTGCAGGGCGGCGACCGCAGCGTCCGGCGCAACATCGACGGCTATCTGAAGCCGGCGATGCTGTCGCGCCCGCCGCGGCTTTCGACGGTGGAGCGCGGCCTGCTGCTCACCAACGACATCCCCGGCGTCAGCGCCACGGGCGTCCTGAAGCCGTCGCCGGACAAGCCGGGCGCGTCCGACCTGGTGATCGACATCGCGCAGCCGCCGGTCACCGGCGGCATCTCGGTCGACGACCGCGGCTCGCGCTTCTCGGGCATCTGGACGGTGCAGGGCGATGTCGAGTTCAACTCGATCTTCGGCGCCGACCAGCTCGCCGCGACCGTCACCTCCTCGCCGAGTTCGCTGGAGCAGATCGCCGGCACCCTGCGCTATCGCAGCGCGATCGGCGATGACGGCCTGGTGGGCACGCTGGTCGGCACGGTCACCCATGGCGAGCCGGGCTCGACCCTGTCGGCCTTCAACGTGCTGACCGACAGCTGGGCGGCGGGCGGGCGCCTCACCTATCCCCTGATCCGCAGCCGGGCCGAGACGCTGATCCTGGACGGCGGCTTCACCGCGCAGGACGCACGGGTGGACGTCGCGGGTCCGATCAGCCACGACCAGTGGCGCGTGATCGACCTCGGCGGCAGCTATCAGCGCACCGGCCTCTTCGGCGACGGGGTGTGGACCTCGACCTTCGACGTCGCGCAGGGACTGCCGATCCTGGGCGCCACCGCCAATGGCGCGCCGACGCTGTCGCGGCTGGGCGGCCACACCGATTTCACCAAGATCACGGGCACGACGCGGCTGCTCCTGCCGCTCTTCGCCTCCCTCAGCGCCGCGCTGAATGCGCAGGGCCAGGTCGCGTTCGACCGGCTCATCACCGGCGAACAGGTCGCCTTCGGCGGCACCCAGATCGGCCGCGGCTACGATCCCGGCGCGATCACCGGCGATCACGGCCTGGGCGGCTCGGCGGAGCTGCGCTACGACGTCCGCTTCGCCGATTCCTTCATCCAGGGGTTGCAGCCCTATGTCTACGCCGACGCGGCGGAGACCTGGTACATGAACCACACCCTGTCGCTGCCCAACCAGAATATCCTGTCGGTGGGCGGCGGCGTCCGGTTCTGGCTGCCTTATAATGTCGCCGGGGCGATCGAGGGCGCCCACACGACGCACGCGGTGCCGGGCAGCGACGCGGGCAAGGAATCGACCAAGCTGCTTCTCGATCTGGCCGTCAGGTTCTAG
- a CDS encoding AMP-binding protein: MLDRLTAPWLDRSNYPLDWNGPVARAAAAEIDLTRPIFELFAETALRHPDRIALDDGARSLSYAETLAAARALARRLARETAPDDLVGILLPSCCDFTVAMLACLAAGRLFVPLDSHYPQAWLGGVVQDCGMAVVIGFSGDAEIDGLVPPGVRRIALGETGPVSAAPLAPAGPDAPAFVLFTSGSTGKPKGIVNSQRALLRRVAQYAEAAHIDETDRFLPLSSECTIAGLRERFAALLSGATLRLIDVQRNGARAILDRLAGVTVVYAVPALLRALMPLGAAPPSLRVLRVGGEAVLWSDIDALRAWLPPDCRIELGYSSTEAPIMQWFVPADFPREGDRVPLGYPLAGNALAVVGENGEAATPGEAGELVLRSPYVALGRWVDGKVDAGDFPADPKDPSCRIHRTGDLVRLRADGLIDLVGRKDRQIKIRGQRVEPAELEAAIRRRPGIRDAAVFPRRVGQHWWLIAYIVGPCAGLKAALRDSLPAALQPQRIHSIDAVPRLASAKLDMAALAALDEDWQRREVELPAPDTAAPAGKTEEIVAAIWRRVLKRERIGRNADFFDCGGDSLSTLEIMFGIEDALAVELPVTAIFATPTIASLAAAIDDRRPAEFSPLVPIKDGVGTPLFIVHGLGGNVMELFPVGRRVAGDGPVYAIQARGLDGRAAPATSIAAMADDYIAEILKRYPHGAFHLAGYSSGGLIAFEMARLLYEAGEPPASLTLIDAQSSAGQWPFAIWLGMVAQRARFHARALRAMPMGERLHYAGTAILSFGHKLLLRLGLEKVPAVEAPNPRIPSALQAVADATTAAVAHYAPGFYNGVVHLVVPEIRDPQRPDPARLWRDRCAALTVSRVPGDHRSMVRGENAVHLAAALSDVVAV; encoded by the coding sequence GTGCTCGACCGTCTTACCGCGCCTTGGCTCGACCGTTCCAACTACCCGTTGGACTGGAACGGCCCGGTCGCGCGCGCCGCAGCGGCCGAAATCGATCTTACCCGCCCGATCTTCGAACTCTTCGCCGAGACGGCGTTGCGCCATCCCGATCGCATCGCGCTCGACGACGGTGCGCGGTCGCTCAGCTATGCCGAGACCCTGGCGGCCGCCCGCGCATTGGCGCGGCGGCTCGCCCGGGAGACGGCGCCGGACGACCTCGTCGGCATCCTGCTGCCGTCGTGCTGCGACTTCACCGTCGCGATGCTGGCCTGCCTCGCGGCGGGACGGCTCTTCGTTCCGCTCGATTCCCATTATCCGCAGGCCTGGCTCGGCGGCGTCGTGCAGGATTGCGGCATGGCGGTAGTCATCGGCTTTTCCGGGGACGCCGAAATCGACGGCCTCGTGCCGCCCGGGGTGCGGCGCATCGCTCTGGGCGAAACCGGGCCAGTGTCCGCCGCGCCGCTCGCGCCGGCGGGCCCCGACGCGCCGGCCTTCGTTCTCTTCACCTCCGGCAGCACCGGCAAGCCCAAGGGCATCGTCAACAGCCAGCGCGCCCTGCTGCGCCGCGTCGCGCAATATGCCGAGGCCGCGCATATCGACGAGACCGACCGCTTCCTGCCGCTGAGCTCCGAATGCACCATCGCCGGCCTGCGCGAGCGCTTCGCCGCGCTCCTGAGCGGCGCCACGCTTCGTCTCATCGATGTGCAGCGCAACGGCGCGCGCGCGATCCTGGACCGGCTCGCGGGCGTCACCGTCGTCTATGCCGTGCCGGCGCTGCTGCGCGCGCTGATGCCGCTCGGCGCGGCGCCGCCTTCGCTGCGGGTCCTGCGCGTCGGCGGCGAGGCGGTGTTGTGGAGCGACATCGATGCGCTCCGGGCCTGGCTGCCGCCCGATTGCCGCATCGAGCTCGGATATTCCTCGACCGAGGCGCCGATCATGCAATGGTTCGTGCCGGCGGATTTCCCGCGCGAAGGCGACCGCGTGCCGCTCGGCTATCCGCTCGCCGGCAATGCGCTGGCGGTGGTCGGCGAGAACGGCGAGGCCGCGACGCCGGGCGAGGCCGGCGAACTGGTGCTGCGCAGCCCCTATGTCGCGCTCGGACGCTGGGTCGACGGCAAGGTCGACGCCGGCGATTTTCCCGCCGATCCGAAGGATCCGTCCTGCCGCATCCATCGCACCGGCGATCTGGTGCGGCTGCGCGCCGACGGATTGATCGACCTGGTGGGCCGCAAGGACCGCCAGATCAAGATCCGCGGGCAGCGCGTCGAGCCGGCCGAGCTCGAAGCCGCGATCCGCCGCCGCCCCGGCATCCGCGACGCCGCAGTGTTCCCGCGCCGCGTCGGCCAGCACTGGTGGCTCATCGCCTATATCGTCGGTCCCTGCGCCGGGCTGAAGGCGGCGCTGCGCGACTCGCTGCCGGCCGCGCTGCAGCCGCAGCGCATCCACAGCATCGATGCCGTTCCGCGACTGGCCAGCGCCAAGCTCGACATGGCGGCGCTGGCCGCGCTGGACGAGGACTGGCAGCGGCGCGAGGTCGAACTGCCGGCGCCCGACACGGCCGCGCCGGCCGGCAAGACCGAGGAGATCGTCGCCGCGATCTGGCGGCGCGTGCTGAAGCGCGAGCGCATCGGACGCAACGCGGATTTCTTCGATTGCGGCGGGGATTCGCTTTCCACCCTCGAAATCATGTTCGGCATCGAGGATGCGCTCGCCGTCGAACTGCCGGTGACGGCGATCTTCGCGACGCCGACCATCGCCAGCCTCGCGGCCGCGATCGACGATCGCCGGCCGGCGGAATTTTCGCCGCTGGTGCCGATCAAGGACGGCGTGGGAACGCCGCTTTTCATCGTGCATGGGCTCGGCGGCAATGTGATGGAGCTGTTCCCGGTGGGCCGGCGGGTCGCGGGCGACGGACCGGTCTACGCCATCCAGGCGCGCGGGCTGGACGGCCGCGCGGCGCCCGCGACCTCCATCGCCGCGATGGCCGACGACTACATCGCCGAGATTCTCAAGCGTTATCCGCATGGCGCGTTCCATCTTGCCGGCTATTCCTCGGGCGGGCTCATCGCGTTCGAGATGGCGCGGCTGCTGTACGAAGCGGGCGAGCCGCCCGCGTCATTGACGCTGATCGACGCGCAGAGCAGCGCCGGGCAGTGGCCGTTCGCGATCTGGCTCGGGATGGTGGCGCAGCGCGCCCGATTTCACGCGCGTGCCCTGCGCGCGATGCCGATGGGCGAGCGCCTGCATTATGCGGGCACGGCGATCCTGTCCTTCGGGCACAAGCTCCTGCTGCGGCTCGGGCTGGAGAAGGTGCCGGCCGTGGAAGCCCCGAATCCCCGCATTCCTTCCGCATTGCAGGCCGTCGCCGATGCGACGACCGCCGCCGTGGCGCATTATGCGCCCGGCTTCTACAACGGAGTTGTGCATCTCGTCGTGCCGGAGATCCGCGATCCGCAACGCCCCGATCCGGCGCGGCTGTGGCGCGACCGCTGCGCCGCGCTGACGGTGAGCCGCGTGCCGGGCGATCATCGCTCGATGGTCCGGGGCGAGAACGCGGTGCATCTCGCGGCGGCGCTGTCGGACGTCGTGGCGGTCTGA